Proteins encoded together in one Astatotilapia calliptera chromosome 7, fAstCal1.2, whole genome shotgun sequence window:
- the kcnv2a gene encoding potassium voltage-gated channel subfamily V member 2 produces MFNHLRARSRSLFSSYKPGSRTQEVKETVEHLNLISAFIKPWNSMQDLGRDIYDIYAEYENEEVEDRLPVSPSRLLNSPTKHFILNINVGGTVYHLPYRLAARYPKTRIGRLATYTDHSRKLDLCDDYVVQRNEFFFDRDPTIFHNIFNFYRTGVLWIKDELCPRNFLEEINYWGVRIKNSQRCCRISFEERQDELNEQLKIQKQLITEMGDLVETEENEVLFNGMAFGQTRRKIWNLMEMPFSSITAKLVAVASSMFVLVSLVAMTLNTVEEMQYKTPSGEPSGRFYGEYVETLCITFFTLEYLLRLISTPALKCFGRSMLNTVDLIAILPHYLQMILECFEDKDIHVHSGDIETVARVGKVGQVLRIMRLMRIFRILKLARHSTGLRAFGFTLRQCYQQVGCLLLFIGMGIFMFSAMVYTVEHDSYNTNFTSMPHAWWWAAASISTVGYGDMYPETNLGRIFAFACISFGIILNGMPISVLYNKFSDYYTKLKAHEYTAVTKARGKMGFARRAAKKFSEFCDDSIHQK; encoded by the exons ATGTTTAACCACCTCAGAGCTCGAAGCAGGAGTTTATTCTCCAGCTACAAGCCCGGCAGCCGGACTcaagaggtcaaagaaacagTGGAACACCTGAACTTGATCAGCGCCTTCATTAAACCATGGAACTCCATGCAG GACCTTGGCAGAGACATCTACGATATTTATGCCGAGTATGAAAACGAGGAGGTGGAAGATCGATTGCCAGTGTCTCCCTCCCGCTTGCTGAATTCTCCAACCAAACACTTCATTCTCAACATCAATGTTGGAGGAACG GTGTATCACCTGCCTTACAGGTTAGCCGCCAGGTATCCGAAGACTCGGATCGGTCGCTTGGCCACATACACAGACCACAGCAGGAAGCTGGACCTCTGTGATGACTACGTCGTCCAGCGCAACGAGTTCTTCTTTGACCGCGACCCAACAATTTTCCACAACATCTTTAATTTCTACAG AACTGGAGTGTTGTGGATTAAAGACGAGCTGTGTCCCCGAAACTTCCTGGAGGAGATAAACTACTGGGGGGTCAGAATCAAAAACAGCCAGCGCTGCTGCCGCATCTCCTTTGAAGAGAGGCAGGACGAGCTGAACGAGCAGCTGAAAATACAGAAGCAGCTTATTACAGAGATGGGCGATCTG GTAGAAACAGAGGAGAATGAGGTGTTATTTAACGGCATGGCCTTTGGGCAGACCCGGAGGAAAATCTGGAACCTAATGGAGATGCCATTCTCCTCGATCACAGCCAAGCTTGTGGCAGTCGCATCCTCCATGTTTGTGCTGGTGTCGCTGGTCGCCATGACCCTCAACACCGTGGAGGAGATGCAGTACAAG ACACCATCAGGTGAGCCCAGTGGCAGGTTCTACGGCGAGTACGTCGAGACGTTATGCATCACCTTTTTCACCTTGGAGTACCTGCTGCGCCTGATCTCCACCCCTGCCCTGAAATGTTTTGGACGCAGCATGCTGAACACAGTTGATCTGATCGCTATCCTGCCACACTACTTGCAGATGATCTTGGAATGCTTTGAAGACAAGGACATCCACGTGCACTCTGGAGACATTGAGACAGTAGCACGTGTCGGGAAG GTTGGGCAGGTTCTGAGGATCATGCGTCTGATGAGAATCTTCAGGATCTTGAAGTTGGCTCGTCACTCAACGGGCCTCAGAGCCTTTGGCTTCACGCTAAGACAGTGCTACCAGCAG GTGGGATGTTTGCTGCTCTTTATCGGCATGGGAATCTTCATGTTTTCAGCCATGGTGTACACAGTGGAGCACGATAGCTACAACACCAACTTCACCTCCATGCCACACGCATGGTGGTGGGCTGCT GCGAGTATTTCCACAGTGGGCTATGGCGACATGTACCCAGAGACCAACCTTGGACGTATCTTTGCCTTCGCCTGTATCTCCTTTGGCATCATTCTCAATGGCATGCCCATCTCCGTCCTTTACAACAAGTTCTCTGATTATTACACTAAGCTCAAGGCCCATGAGTACACTGCTGTGACCAAGGCTCGTGGGAAGATGGGCTTTGCCAGGAGGGCAGCAAAGAAGTTCTCAGAGTTCTGCGATGACAGCATTCACCAAAAGTGA